Proteins co-encoded in one Gemmatimonadota bacterium genomic window:
- a CDS encoding type II CAAX endopeptidase family protein: MTSAEGDDVTRTPGPRGAIWLLLGIAVLFLFAGVPLQIAFGEAGLIISQLGFLFVPTLLFVRLGRFDPERTLSLRLPTTRQLVGGLLVLLGGVQIAWLLTWIQSLFVPVPTAYLEAVSAALTADSPERFIQLLFMAAALPAVAEEVLFRGVVLSGFRSRLPTFWAIVCVGIVFGLFHLTPQTAFRFLPTAWLGMLLAWVVVASGSLPLATLLHFVNNAAILSLTALPMTSERVAAPDQAPPFLLLPIAVLALAGGVRLLHQREPRSPAGLSNEPQFSLE, encoded by the coding sequence GTGACGAGCGCCGAAGGCGACGACGTCACCCGGACGCCGGGGCCGCGCGGAGCGATCTGGCTCCTCCTTGGGATTGCCGTTCTCTTCCTCTTCGCGGGCGTTCCTCTCCAGATCGCATTTGGGGAAGCCGGGCTGATCATCTCTCAGCTCGGGTTTCTCTTCGTCCCGACTCTCCTCTTCGTCCGGTTGGGGCGATTCGATCCGGAGCGTACGCTTTCCTTGCGCCTGCCGACGACCCGGCAGTTGGTGGGTGGGCTCCTCGTCCTCCTGGGAGGAGTCCAGATCGCATGGCTCCTCACCTGGATCCAGAGCCTCTTCGTTCCCGTCCCGACCGCCTACTTGGAGGCGGTCTCGGCGGCACTGACGGCGGACTCCCCGGAGCGTTTCATCCAACTCCTCTTCATGGCCGCGGCGCTGCCGGCGGTCGCCGAGGAGGTTCTCTTTCGGGGGGTCGTGCTTTCCGGATTTCGGTCCCGACTCCCCACCTTCTGGGCGATCGTCTGCGTCGGAATCGTCTTCGGCCTCTTCCACCTCACGCCGCAGACCGCTTTTCGATTCCTCCCGACCGCGTGGCTCGGGATGCTTCTGGCGTGGGTCGTCGTGGCTTCGGGATCACTTCCCCTCGCCACTCTCCTCCACTTCGTGAACAATGCGGCGATCCTTTCCCTCACCGCACTCCCGATGACGAGCGAGCGGGTCGCGGCGCCCGACCAGGCGCCGCCCTTCCTTCTCCTGCCGATCGCCGTGCTCGCCCTCGCCGGGGGGGTCCGGCTTCTCCATCAACGCGAGCCACGGAGCCCCGCGGGACTCTCGAACGAACCTCAGTTTTCGCTCGAGTAG
- a CDS encoding ABC transporter permease gives MIIKELFLVSLAAIRANVLRSFLTTLGIIIGVGAVITMVALGEGASRQVQEQIQRMGTDVLTIRPQQARSGGVAQGEARLYTTDAEALRNEAGAILTVAPETAQRMQISYQRWNSSHEVLGTWPAYTEIYSLEVAYGRFFTEAENQGRQRVAVVGSEIPGELGTPAPLLVGRTIRIGTESFEVIGVMAEKGNMGVSQPDATVFIPLNTAQYRLFGGRDRLRSILTKVNAGPSGMAQAFAAIEPILRREHRIPTGAALDFQVRNSTDLLSSLEETSRTFTYLLAGIAGVSLLVGGIGIMNIMLVSVTERTREIGVRKALGATRTNILFQFMAEALVLCVLGGALGVLAGVGGAQIVSRATQGLGGATAAVSAGAAPVVSPVAVLIALAFSAGIGLFFGIWPAQRAAKLDPIVALRYE, from the coding sequence ATGATCATCAAAGAGCTCTTCCTCGTCTCGCTGGCCGCGATCCGGGCCAATGTCCTGCGGTCGTTCCTCACGACTCTCGGAATCATCATCGGGGTCGGGGCGGTCATCACGATGGTCGCGCTCGGCGAAGGTGCATCGCGGCAGGTCCAGGAACAGATCCAGCGGATGGGGACCGACGTCCTCACCATCCGGCCGCAGCAGGCGCGGTCGGGCGGGGTCGCGCAAGGGGAGGCGCGGCTCTACACGACTGACGCCGAGGCGCTTCGAAACGAGGCGGGTGCCATCCTCACGGTTGCGCCCGAAACGGCCCAGCGGATGCAAATCTCGTATCAGCGCTGGAATTCTTCGCACGAGGTCCTCGGGACCTGGCCCGCGTACACGGAGATCTACAGCCTCGAGGTCGCGTACGGCCGCTTCTTCACAGAAGCGGAGAATCAGGGGCGCCAGAGAGTCGCGGTGGTTGGGTCGGAAATCCCGGGTGAGCTCGGGACTCCGGCGCCCCTCCTCGTCGGACGCACGATCCGCATCGGGACTGAGTCGTTCGAAGTCATCGGCGTGATGGCGGAAAAGGGAAACATGGGGGTTTCGCAACCCGACGCGACCGTCTTCATCCCACTGAACACCGCGCAGTACCGGCTTTTCGGGGGGCGTGACCGCCTTCGCTCCATCCTCACGAAGGTGAACGCGGGTCCCTCGGGAATGGCCCAGGCCTTCGCGGCGATCGAGCCGATCCTTCGAAGGGAGCATCGAATTCCCACGGGAGCCGCCCTGGACTTTCAGGTCCGAAACTCGACCGACCTCCTCTCCTCGCTGGAAGAGACAAGCCGAACCTTCACCTATCTCCTGGCGGGAATCGCGGGGGTCTCGCTCCTCGTCGGCGGGATCGGAATCATGAACATCATGCTCGTCAGTGTGACCGAGCGAACGCGAGAGATCGGGGTACGGAAAGCGCTCGGTGCCACACGGACGAACATCCTCTTCCAGTTCATGGCGGAGGCCCTGGTTCTCTGCGTGCTCGGAGGGGCCCTTGGCGTCCTTGCCGGAGTCGGCGGAGCACAAATCGTGTCGCGCGCCACCCAAGGGCTGGGCGGGGCGACTGCGGCCGTCAGTGCGGGCGCCGCGCCCGTCGTATCTCCCGTCGCCGTCCTCATCGCGCTCGCATTCTCCGCGGGAATCGGGCTCTTCTTCGGGATCTGGCCGGCGCAGAGGGCAGCAAAGCTCGACCCGATCGTGGCACTCCGCTACGAGTGA
- a CDS encoding efflux RND transporter periplasmic adaptor subunit, which yields MQRTFLRIGLASFASFGVAACGVGEAVEAPPLAVTEVVRRNLEIVAEAAGTLEPLRSVQVMSKASGEVVEVLVDTGDRVEPGALIARIDPRDVQNDFNQLLADYEVAQQRFDIAESQLRRSQNLLDAGVITDQEHESRNLDFANAQATLVRSQTALDLSRLRLEDVTIRSPMAGTVLARSVEDGQVISSPSGNVSGGTVLVTIADLSVIQVRSLVNEGDVGRIQPGMTATVLVDAFPDRRFQGQVEKIEPQATVQQSVVNFPIIVQLDNSEGLLKPGMSANVTILIAQRPNALALPNEAIVSFEEMVTAADFLGVPDGRLLPDQTAFTELRQTVGLAGGAAAAGAAGANGQIPADLQALRERAQSGSLTPEQLQQMQQQFGGGGRGGRGGNGGGRGDGGRGSVSGATDDARQGVVFVQGADGTLTARAVLVGVTDWSNSEILAGLEEGERVALLGGTQVQAQQGNMNQMFRQMGGAVPIRF from the coding sequence ATGCAACGGACTTTCCTCAGGATCGGCCTGGCCTCCTTCGCCTCTTTCGGCGTCGCCGCGTGCGGCGTCGGTGAGGCCGTGGAGGCTCCGCCCCTCGCGGTGACCGAGGTCGTGCGGAGGAACCTCGAGATCGTCGCCGAGGCGGCCGGAACGCTCGAGCCCCTCCGCAGTGTGCAGGTCATGTCCAAGGCTTCGGGAGAGGTGGTCGAGGTCCTCGTGGACACCGGTGACCGGGTCGAGCCTGGAGCCCTCATCGCCAGGATCGATCCTCGCGACGTCCAGAACGACTTCAACCAGCTTCTGGCCGACTACGAGGTGGCGCAGCAGCGATTCGACATCGCCGAGTCGCAGCTCCGCCGCTCCCAGAATCTGCTCGATGCCGGCGTCATCACGGACCAGGAGCACGAGAGCCGAAACCTCGACTTTGCGAACGCTCAGGCGACACTGGTCCGGTCGCAGACGGCTCTCGATCTCTCGCGGCTCCGTCTCGAGGACGTAACGATCCGTTCGCCCATGGCGGGAACCGTTCTCGCGAGAAGCGTCGAGGATGGACAGGTGATCTCCTCGCCCTCGGGGAATGTGTCGGGTGGGACGGTGCTCGTGACGATCGCCGACCTGAGCGTCATCCAGGTGAGAAGTCTGGTGAACGAGGGTGACGTCGGGCGGATCCAGCCGGGAATGACGGCCACGGTCCTCGTGGATGCCTTCCCGGACCGACGCTTCCAGGGCCAGGTCGAGAAGATCGAGCCGCAGGCGACCGTCCAGCAGAGCGTCGTCAACTTCCCGATCATCGTTCAGCTCGACAACTCGGAGGGACTGCTCAAGCCGGGGATGAGCGCGAACGTGACGATCCTGATCGCACAGCGTCCGAACGCACTCGCCCTTCCGAACGAAGCGATCGTGAGCTTCGAGGAAATGGTGACCGCCGCCGACTTCCTGGGCGTGCCCGACGGTCGCCTCCTCCCCGACCAGACCGCCTTCACCGAGCTCCGGCAGACAGTCGGACTCGCAGGCGGTGCGGCGGCGGCGGGCGCGGCGGGAGCGAACGGCCAGATCCCGGCCGACCTCCAGGCCCTTCGCGAGCGGGCGCAGAGCGGTTCTCTGACCCCAGAGCAGCTCCAGCAGATGCAACAGCAGTTCGGCGGCGGCGGGCGGGGAGGCCGCGGTGGAAACGGCGGTGGTCGTGGCGACGGCGGACGAGGCAGTGTTTCCGGCGCCACGGACGATGCCCGCCAGGGGGTGGTCTTCGTCCAGGGTGCCGACGGTACGCTCACGGCGCGGGCGGTTCTCGTCGGCGTGACCGACTGGAGCAACTCCGAGATCCTGGCCGGGCTCGAAGAGGGCGAGCGGGTCGCCCTCCTCGGCGGGACCCAAGTTCAGGCCCAGCAGGGGAACATGAATCAGATGTTCAGGCAGATGGGGGGCGCGGTGCCCATTCGGTTCTAG
- a CDS encoding ABC transporter ATP-binding protein produces MGMPQASGDVVIETRGLRKDYVLGAETVRAVRGVDMIVERGEFVALMGPSGSGKTTFMNLLGCLDTPTAGEYWLNGQNVSQLSETRLARIRNKDIGFVFQTFNLLPRASALANVELPLIYAGVSSSVRKARARESLEKVGLGDRMDHKPPELSGGQRQRVAIARALVNEPAILLADEPTGNLDSKTGEEVMAIFEGLSDRGQTIILVTHEHDIAEHAKRQVHLRDGVVERDFETAERRQPSVAGALSASDG; encoded by the coding sequence ATGGGGATGCCGCAGGCATCGGGCGACGTAGTGATCGAGACCCGGGGACTCAGGAAGGACTACGTCCTCGGGGCGGAAACCGTCCGGGCGGTGCGAGGCGTGGACATGATCGTCGAGCGGGGCGAATTCGTCGCGCTGATGGGTCCTTCGGGATCCGGGAAGACGACCTTCATGAATCTCTTGGGATGCCTCGACACGCCGACGGCGGGAGAGTATTGGCTGAACGGCCAGAATGTAAGCCAGCTGTCGGAGACACGGCTGGCGAGGATTCGGAACAAGGACATCGGCTTCGTCTTCCAGACCTTCAACTTGCTCCCGAGGGCAAGCGCACTCGCCAACGTCGAGCTCCCGCTCATCTACGCCGGCGTGAGCTCCTCGGTGCGGAAGGCGCGGGCAAGGGAGAGCCTGGAGAAGGTGGGGCTCGGCGACCGGATGGATCACAAGCCGCCGGAGCTCTCGGGAGGGCAGCGGCAGCGCGTGGCGATCGCGCGTGCGCTCGTGAACGAGCCCGCGATCTTGCTCGCGGACGAGCCCACTGGGAATCTCGATTCGAAGACGGGCGAAGAGGTGATGGCGATCTTCGAGGGCCTGAGCGATCGCGGACAGACGATCATCCTCGTCACACACGAGCACGACATCGCGGAACACGCGAAACGTCAGGTGCACCTGAGGGACGGGGTGGTCGAGCGGGACTTCGAGACGGCGGAACGAAGGCAACCCAGCGTCGCGGGCGCCCTGTCCGCGAGCGATGGATAA
- a CDS encoding sigma-70 family RNA polymerase sigma factor, whose protein sequence is MGERTDLGDAELVVRTRAGDPEAYGELVSRYQRSAYALAFGVTRRHEDAEDAAQESFVVALERLDECRNPEKFGGWLLAIVRNRSRNLVRRETLRAGEALPASLASARPGPDRDTERGELRERLTEALAELTEVQREVVLLHDLEGWKHREIAGVLEMPPGTVRSHLHYARKKLRAALGGSPESEPDEGEDE, encoded by the coding sequence ATGGGTGAGCGAACGGATCTCGGGGATGCGGAGTTGGTGGTCCGCACCCGGGCCGGCGATCCCGAGGCATACGGAGAGCTAGTCTCGCGTTATCAGAGGTCCGCTTACGCACTCGCCTTCGGGGTCACCCGAAGGCACGAGGATGCCGAAGACGCGGCGCAGGAGTCGTTCGTGGTTGCCCTTGAGCGCCTCGACGAGTGCAGAAACCCGGAAAAGTTCGGGGGGTGGCTCCTGGCGATCGTGAGGAACCGCTCGCGAAATCTGGTTCGGCGGGAGACATTGCGCGCGGGCGAGGCCCTTCCGGCGAGCCTCGCTTCCGCCCGCCCCGGGCCGGATCGGGACACGGAGCGGGGGGAGCTGCGGGAACGGCTCACCGAGGCGCTCGCGGAGTTGACCGAGGTCCAGAGGGAAGTCGTTCTTCTGCACGACCTCGAAGGGTGGAAACACAGGGAGATTGCCGGTGTGTTGGAGATGCCGCCCGGCACGGTGAGATCGCACCTCCACTATGCTCGGAAGAAGTTGAGAGCGGCGCTAGGCGGGTCCCCGGAATCGGAACCGGACGAGGGAGAAGACGAATGA
- a CDS encoding acetate--CoA ligase family protein — protein sequence MTSSLRPLFEPRTLALIGASRTPGTIGWQILDNLVRHGFLGTVYPVNPGARSVHSFPAWRSVREIPVEVDLAIVVVPGESVLKVVDECAAKGITSIVVISAGFREEGAEGARRERELVDLTRRYEMRMVGPNCMGVLNTDPGVSMNATFAPTMPPPGPISFLSQSGALGVTILDYAAEYGIGIRQFVSVGNRPDVSGNDLLEYWESDPETRVILMYLETFGNPRRFTRIARRVARKKPIVVVRPGRPAAREGQRARSQTAALAGADAAAGALLAQCGVHRAYSVEELFDLAMAFGALAPPRGNRVGIVTNAGGPGAIIADGCEAEGLTVAELGPASRREIAALVRGEGQVENPVHMGPATSAEDYGVALDHVLGDPGVDAAIAAFVPPLGARQESLAQSVVRAARNHPETPVLAVLMSRHGLTERRAELQAAGIPVYIFPESAARALAALCRHGRWLERPVQAAATFAVDVQGIQVLLDKALGAGRTALRALETLDVLEAYGIPTRRPIPIASAEEAVGAAERLGYPVVLKAFSPQIGYGGDADPPLSPLRDPGRVRDEYQRLAGRAASGNGEEAAELFIAPVPAGGRELFLGMTTNPDFGPVLSFGLGGVHAETLRDVAFRIPPVTERDAEEMIGSIRSFPLLDGSRGEPRVRIDAIVEALQRLSQLVQDHPSIAEVDVNPLLATAEGVSVLDARIGIAAPAPEQSVRSGVSEP from the coding sequence ATGACTTCCTCGCTTCGCCCGCTCTTCGAGCCGCGCACTCTGGCGCTGATCGGCGCGAGCCGGACCCCCGGAACCATCGGATGGCAGATTCTCGACAATCTCGTGCGCCACGGTTTTCTGGGGACGGTCTATCCCGTGAATCCGGGTGCCCGCTCCGTGCATTCGTTTCCGGCGTGGCGATCCGTCCGGGAGATCCCGGTCGAGGTGGACCTCGCCATCGTCGTCGTTCCGGGTGAGTCGGTTCTCAAAGTCGTGGACGAGTGCGCGGCCAAGGGAATCACCTCCATCGTCGTAATCTCGGCCGGATTCCGGGAGGAGGGCGCCGAGGGTGCGCGCCGCGAGCGCGAGCTCGTGGATCTCACGCGCCGCTATGAGATGCGGATGGTGGGGCCCAACTGCATGGGGGTTCTGAACACCGACCCGGGCGTCTCCATGAACGCGACCTTCGCGCCGACCATGCCGCCCCCCGGCCCCATCAGCTTCCTCTCGCAGTCCGGCGCGCTCGGGGTCACGATCCTGGACTACGCGGCCGAATACGGAATCGGGATCCGCCAGTTCGTCTCCGTCGGCAACCGCCCGGACGTGAGTGGAAACGACCTTCTGGAGTACTGGGAATCCGATCCCGAGACGAGGGTCATCCTCATGTATCTCGAGACCTTCGGAAACCCCCGTCGGTTCACCCGCATCGCCCGGAGAGTCGCGCGGAAAAAGCCGATCGTGGTCGTGCGACCGGGGCGGCCGGCGGCTCGGGAGGGCCAGCGCGCCCGCTCCCAAACGGCGGCTCTCGCCGGGGCGGACGCCGCCGCCGGTGCCCTCCTCGCCCAGTGCGGCGTGCACCGCGCCTATTCGGTCGAGGAGCTCTTCGACCTCGCCATGGCCTTCGGAGCCCTCGCCCCTCCCCGCGGGAACCGCGTGGGGATCGTGACGAACGCGGGCGGTCCCGGGGCAATCATCGCAGACGGATGCGAGGCCGAGGGGCTCACGGTCGCCGAGCTCGGGCCCGCGAGCCGCCGAGAGATCGCCGCCCTCGTGCGAGGAGAGGGTCAGGTAGAGAATCCGGTTCACATGGGGCCGGCCACCTCCGCCGAGGACTATGGCGTCGCGCTGGACCACGTCCTGGGCGACCCGGGCGTGGACGCGGCGATCGCGGCCTTCGTTCCGCCTCTCGGCGCGCGCCAGGAAAGCCTCGCCCAGAGCGTCGTGCGCGCCGCCCGGAACCACCCGGAGACGCCCGTGCTCGCAGTTCTCATGAGCCGCCACGGGCTGACCGAGAGGCGGGCGGAGCTCCAGGCGGCCGGCATTCCGGTCTACATCTTTCCGGAGTCGGCCGCGCGCGCGCTCGCGGCACTCTGTCGCCACGGGCGATGGCTCGAACGGCCGGTCCAGGCTGCCGCGACCTTCGCGGTGGACGTCCAGGGCATCCAGGTCCTCCTCGACAAGGCTCTCGGGGCGGGGCGGACGGCCCTCCGCGCCTTGGAAACACTCGACGTTCTCGAGGCTTACGGGATCCCGACCCGGAGGCCCATCCCCATCGCCTCGGCCGAGGAGGCCGTGGGGGCCGCGGAAAGGCTGGGTTACCCGGTGGTCCTCAAGGCCTTTTCCCCCCAAATTGGATATGGTGGAGACGCGGATCCCCCCCTTTCTCCGCTCCGGGATCCGGGGAGGGTTCGAGACGAGTATCAGAGGCTGGCGGGGCGCGCGGCGAGCGGGAATGGCGAAGAGGCCGCCGAGCTTTTCATCGCGCCGGTCCCGGCCGGGGGGCGGGAGCTGTTCCTTGGAATGACGACGAACCCGGATTTCGGGCCGGTCCTTTCCTTCGGACTTGGCGGCGTTCATGCCGAAACGCTCCGGGACGTCGCATTCCGCATCCCCCCGGTCACGGAGAGGGACGCCGAGGAAATGATCGGCTCGATCCGAAGCTTCCCCCTCCTGGATGGGTCCCGCGGGGAACCGCGCGTCCGGATTGACGCGATCGTCGAGGCGCTTCAGCGCCTCTCGCAGCTGGTGCAGGATCATCCGTCCATCGCGGAGGTGGATGTGAATCCCCTCCTCGCGACCGCAGAGGGAGTGAGTGTGTTGGACGCCCGAATCGGAATCGCCGCTCCCGCGCCCGAACAATCCGTGAGAAGCGGTGTTTCGGAGCCCTGA
- a CDS encoding HNH endonuclease, giving the protein MPTGSPPPSSLEGAISMGCLALNASFEPLTLVPPRRAIRLVLDRKAEVLEVDEARRFRSERDDLPFPAVIRLVRFVHVPRRFRRQVTNTFLFARDDYSCQYCGRHRRELKGRQFLTRDHVIPVSQGGGNGWSNVVTACSTCNNRKGNQTPGQAHMPLRGVPGEPNYVHLVWAVRRVTETQARWIAMFYGQDALALIAGTDMHSAVAGLAGL; this is encoded by the coding sequence GTGCCCACGGGATCCCCGCCGCCATCTTCGCTGGAGGGAGCGATCTCGATGGGGTGCCTCGCGCTGAACGCTTCGTTCGAACCCCTCACCCTCGTCCCCCCGCGCCGGGCGATCCGCCTCGTCCTCGACCGCAAGGCCGAGGTCCTCGAGGTGGACGAAGCGCGCCGATTCCGCTCCGAAAGGGACGACCTCCCCTTTCCGGCGGTGATCCGCTTGGTGCGCTTCGTCCATGTTCCGCGGCGGTTCAGGCGCCAGGTGACGAACACCTTTCTCTTCGCCCGCGACGACTATTCCTGCCAGTATTGCGGCCGCCACCGGCGGGAGTTGAAGGGGCGCCAATTCCTCACCCGCGACCACGTGATTCCGGTATCGCAAGGAGGGGGAAACGGTTGGTCGAACGTCGTGACCGCATGCTCCACGTGCAACAATCGGAAGGGGAATCAGACGCCGGGGCAGGCCCACATGCCGCTCCGCGGCGTTCCCGGCGAACCGAACTACGTGCACCTGGTCTGGGCTGTCCGGCGCGTCACCGAGACCCAGGCGCGTTGGATCGCGATGTTCTATGGGCAGGATGCGCTGGCCCTGATCGCTGGAACGGACATGCATTCGGCGGTTGCCGGCCTCGCGGGACTCTAA
- the priA gene encoding primosomal protein N', translated as MTSHVEVALPLPLHRTFTYRLEGPVPPPGTRVLVPFQQSEKVGWIAGEGDPEGISGIRPVRDVLERVPSVPPELFALARWVADYYVAPLGITLRSFLPSVLSDGAREVVRLTPAGRHRLEVSEKEGGLPASARELLEAVGRRGGEARVGALRHALAKRAVWPALRRLTGEGLLEHETLPPPDPPIRTRKVMRLKHWIPDLAERDERFGRAGRQRACYELLEASGGACELGVVLDDEGFSRSVVSALEDKGLVAVEEVEVMRDPFHDGDIPPVPTHDPTPAQSAAVTEIVGAADTRRPAPFLLHGVTGSGKTLVYGRILEEIVGRRGKSAIVLVPEIALTPQAVARFRGWFGSEVAVLHSALSAGERFDQWRQIRAGAKRVVVGARSALFAPVPNLGAIVVDEEHDTSYKQSEAPRYQARDVAVVRARLAGALCILGSATPSLESWRNAETGKFRLLSLPDRIGGRRLPPVEIVDLRRVRPAAAGSDGGEGILSPRLVAAVRERLAREEQTILLLNRRGFASFVQCRACGEVQECPNCSVSLTYHRARKRLLCHHCRHEEAPPERCRSCGSQEVSLQGAGTERVERAVAMTFPAARIARMDVDTTSGRWSHHEILGRVERHEVDILLGTQMIAKGLDFPRVTLVGVVNADVGIHLPDFRASERSFQLLSQVAGRAGRGDLGGQVVIQTSLPEHYVIQTALAHDVVGFVRRELEERRSPPYPPHVRLVNVVVSSPDRALAADAAERVVGWLRERMKGPEGRGLELVGPAPSPIERLHGRWRWHFFLRGRLAGGVTTLLRAVQDEFALPAGDVRLVVDRDPVALL; from the coding sequence ATGACGAGCCACGTGGAGGTGGCTCTCCCCCTCCCGCTCCACCGCACCTTCACCTACCGTCTCGAAGGGCCGGTTCCCCCCCCCGGGACCCGGGTTCTCGTTCCGTTCCAGCAGTCGGAAAAGGTCGGCTGGATAGCGGGCGAAGGGGACCCGGAGGGAATCTCCGGTATCCGGCCGGTACGGGATGTCCTGGAGCGCGTTCCTTCCGTTCCCCCGGAGCTTTTCGCGCTGGCGCGCTGGGTGGCGGACTACTACGTGGCGCCGCTCGGGATCACACTCCGCTCTTTCCTTCCCTCTGTCCTCTCCGATGGGGCACGCGAGGTCGTTCGCCTCACCCCGGCCGGCCGGCATCGTCTCGAAGTCTCGGAAAAGGAGGGCGGACTTCCGGCGTCGGCGCGCGAGCTGCTCGAGGCGGTCGGACGGCGGGGCGGGGAAGCGCGGGTGGGAGCACTCCGGCATGCGCTCGCGAAGCGGGCCGTCTGGCCCGCGCTCCGCAGATTGACCGGGGAAGGGCTCCTCGAGCACGAGACCCTCCCGCCGCCGGATCCGCCGATCCGGACGCGCAAGGTCATGCGGCTCAAGCACTGGATCCCAGACCTCGCCGAGAGGGACGAGCGATTCGGACGGGCGGGGCGTCAACGGGCGTGTTACGAGCTTCTGGAGGCGTCCGGGGGCGCCTGCGAGCTCGGGGTCGTCCTCGACGACGAGGGGTTCTCGCGCTCGGTCGTCTCGGCTCTCGAAGACAAGGGCCTCGTTGCGGTAGAGGAGGTCGAGGTCATGCGCGACCCCTTCCACGACGGCGACATTCCCCCGGTTCCCACGCACGATCCCACTCCGGCCCAGTCCGCCGCGGTCACCGAAATCGTCGGGGCAGCCGACACCCGAAGGCCCGCACCCTTCCTCCTGCACGGAGTGACCGGGTCGGGGAAGACCCTCGTGTACGGGCGGATCCTCGAAGAAATCGTGGGACGCCGCGGTAAGTCCGCGATCGTCCTCGTCCCCGAGATCGCGCTCACTCCCCAAGCGGTGGCGCGATTCAGGGGATGGTTCGGGAGCGAAGTGGCGGTGCTCCACTCGGCGCTTTCGGCCGGAGAGCGGTTCGATCAGTGGCGGCAGATCCGCGCCGGGGCGAAGCGGGTCGTGGTGGGCGCCCGCTCCGCGCTATTCGCGCCCGTACCCAACCTCGGTGCGATCGTCGTGGACGAGGAGCACGACACCTCGTACAAGCAGTCCGAGGCACCACGTTATCAGGCGCGCGACGTGGCCGTCGTGCGCGCTCGACTGGCGGGAGCCCTCTGCATCCTCGGCAGCGCGACTCCCTCACTCGAGAGCTGGCGAAACGCCGAAACGGGGAAGTTTCGGCTTCTCTCCCTCCCCGATCGGATCGGGGGGCGCCGTCTTCCCCCGGTCGAGATCGTAGATCTGAGAAGGGTCCGTCCCGCGGCGGCGGGATCGGACGGGGGGGAGGGGATTCTCTCGCCCAGGCTCGTCGCGGCGGTGCGGGAAAGGCTTGCCCGCGAAGAGCAGACGATCCTTCTCCTGAACCGAAGAGGGTTTGCTTCTTTCGTGCAGTGCCGCGCGTGCGGAGAGGTTCAGGAGTGTCCAAACTGCTCTGTCTCCCTCACCTACCATCGCGCGCGAAAGCGGCTCCTCTGCCATCACTGCCGCCACGAAGAGGCCCCGCCCGAAAGGTGCCGCTCCTGTGGAAGCCAGGAGGTGTCGCTCCAGGGGGCCGGGACGGAGCGGGTGGAGCGGGCGGTGGCGATGACCTTTCCAGCAGCGCGGATCGCACGGATGGACGTGGATACGACCTCGGGACGTTGGTCGCACCACGAGATCCTTGGGCGGGTCGAGCGCCACGAGGTGGACATCCTCCTCGGCACCCAGATGATCGCGAAGGGCCTCGACTTCCCCCGGGTCACCCTGGTCGGAGTCGTGAATGCCGATGTCGGGATCCACCTTCCGGACTTCCGAGCCAGCGAACGGTCCTTCCAGCTCCTCAGCCAGGTCGCCGGACGGGCGGGGCGCGGGGACCTTGGAGGACAAGTCGTCATCCAGACGTCGCTTCCCGAGCACTACGTCATCCAGACCGCCCTCGCGCACGACGTGGTGGGATTCGTCAGGCGGGAGCTCGAAGAGCGGAGAAGCCCACCTTATCCACCCCACGTCCGGCTGGTGAACGTCGTAGTAAGCTCACCCGATCGGGCTCTCGCCGCCGACGCCGCCGAGCGGGTCGTAGGCTGGCTCCGGGAACGGATGAAGGGGCCGGAGGGGCGAGGTCTCGAACTGGTCGGCCCGGCCCCCTCTCCCATCGAGCGGCTTCACGGCCGGTGGCGCTGGCACTTCTTCCTGCGGGGCCGCCTGGCCGGGGGAGTGACGACCCTGCTGCGCGCCGTCCAGGATGAGTTCGCCCTCCCGGCCGGTGACGTGCGCCTCGTGGTGGACCGGGACCCTGTGGCCCTCCTCTGA